One Streptomyces sp. B21-105 genomic region harbors:
- the pth gene encoding aminoacyl-tRNA hydrolase: MQVTMDANAPWLLVGLGNPGPEYAMNRHNVGFMVADLLATRMGGRFKRAGKAQAQVVEGRIGPPGVGSRRVVLAKPMSFMNLSGGPVNALREFYKVPLANVVAVHDELDIDYGVLRLKLGGGDNGHNGLKSMTKAMGAEYHRVRFGIGRPPGRMQVADFVLKDFSSAERKELDYFVDRAADAMEALVLEGLEGAQSTYNS, translated from the coding sequence ATGCAGGTGACGATGGATGCGAACGCGCCGTGGCTGCTCGTGGGTCTCGGCAATCCGGGGCCGGAGTACGCGATGAACCGGCACAACGTGGGGTTCATGGTGGCGGATCTGCTGGCGACGCGGATGGGGGGGCGGTTCAAGCGGGCGGGGAAGGCGCAGGCGCAGGTGGTGGAGGGCCGGATCGGTCCGCCGGGGGTGGGGAGCCGGCGGGTGGTGCTGGCGAAGCCGATGTCGTTCATGAACTTGTCGGGTGGTCCGGTGAACGCGTTGCGGGAGTTCTACAAGGTGCCGCTGGCGAACGTGGTGGCGGTGCATGACGAGTTGGACATCGATTACGGCGTGCTGCGGTTGAAGCTGGGTGGCGGGGACAACGGGCACAACGGTCTGAAGTCGATGACGAAGGCGATGGGTGCGGAGTATCACCGGGTGCGGTTCGGGATCGGGCGTCCGCCGGGGCGGATGCAGGTGGCGGATTTCGTGCTGAAGGATTTCTCGTCGGCGGAGCGCAAGGAGTTGGACTACTTCGTGGACCGGGCGGCGGATGCGATGGAGGCGTTGGTGCTGGAGGGTCTGGAGGGGGCGCAAAGCACGTACAACTCGTGA